From the genome of Leguminivora glycinivorella isolate SPB_JAAS2020 chromosome Z, LegGlyc_1.1, whole genome shotgun sequence, one region includes:
- the LOC125240477 gene encoding uncharacterized protein LOC125240477, which yields MAITRSRNGAREESSGSGGTNTNTDNTSATAGTSATAGTSATDGTSATDGTTATDGTTATSDTDATGTTTGTGTTADTEATTESGATTEGTSAAQEEVTPEDAAVAATPADTSGIRATPAASTIATIVEKQLMPPPLGTKRCAKPARSHRSKASSKRLLAELEAKEKLAELELKRIEAQATLAKIREERRNLSSSGEDSEQEEEDLGPQRLADWFDRPIQDAVEHHAARPPAHRARHHKQTMDVTSLAAALTDALQANRSNRKYLPDLPSFSGQCAEWLQFKAAYNESAPSFANSENVARIRKSLKGAALEAVSALLISQPRPDDIIKALERRYGRPDALLLNEMERIKALPRLAESPRDLCTFAGRIANAVTTIEILKKPQYLHNPELLRSIVEKLTPILKSKWYDYAASDEDTPELKKIADFLNNEADKCTPYAPPETIAEPKEARATKKKPERTCVAVAEVKKTKEEKLPCPVCDQSAHQLPTCPQFTKLGTNERWEIAKKHNMCYRCLVSKHRRFVCRAKPCGHQGCAMRHHKLLHHEKAPTDTVAASNEPTQPRKSDEVVAIAVKQTVHAATRASRAYLKMAPVLLRGPHTEVATFALLDEGSTVTIIDSAIAAALNLDGPTEPMWVQGVGGNEMAYEKSKRVDVRIRNKHGGDEQLVTNAHTVGRLDFTTQTISEREIDDCEHLRDIKHLLTYEDATPGILLGQDNWELVVSRKLKKGRRDQPVASKTLLGWVLHGCRHSQAIPVAHCCAHLTRIQPGGNIENEMKNFFALESLSIEPRKPRSDPEQQALKTLEEKSRRLPDGRFETGLLWRQEDINIPDNRADALKRLHTLEKKLDRDADLKKQYTERVDNLLVSAYAELAPTPSSGKTWYLPHFAVRNPEKPKIRLVHDAAATSHGRSLNDMLLAGPDLLQSLPGVIMRFRQYGVAVSADIKEMFMQIKIREEDRDALRFLWRGDRREGGPTEYRMTSVIFGASSSPCTALYIKNRNAREHAARHPEAARAIERNHYMDDYLQSFPSIEEAKRVSSEVNHVHMKARFELRGWATNEPEVIGKKEREGVTVSIGGSEIEKTLGLLWDTREDSIRFKLNTRRAPPEVIKGQRPPTKREALSIIMSIFDPLGLISPVTTPAKRIMQDTWRYTTAWDEEIPEELRERWGNWLQHLRDLGDLSIPRCYDTAPAPKYELHTFVDASEEAYAAAVYWRMTRADGTTKVALAAAKSRVTPTRLVSIPRLELQAAVLGVRLAEAVGNEHDFEIDNRTYWSDARTALAWIRSEPRTYKSFVAHRLAEIEDYTKKDEWRWVPSAHNVADDATRAAPSDFDTRHRWFTGPAFLYEPEEAWPQENKMKIEPTGEEKEVCCSVAPPRKSRAAVPAIENFSKWTSLLRTAARVLQFIDLLRERQKSRASPATQCIAAARRKRTRANKDGDSTWGKRDKRAPVVPKTVENSRRRKYIILEARYLLAAEKVLVRTSQEDSYARERKRIAEGLAPNKDDRLAKLSVYLDEDDIIRQRGRIAAADDISEDAVHPIVLCGKHHYTYLYVSHVHERLHHGGTETVVNELRQRVYIPKIRPAVKKVIARCPECRLRKAKPAGPPTGDLPAARLGHHLRPFTYTGLDYFGPLEVTVGRHREKRYVALFTCMTSRAIHLEVAASLTTDSAINALRRFIARRGCPTELWSDNGTAFKGANRELTEAMREAAHARRINWRFLPPPHPSWPVCGREW from the coding sequence ATGGCAATAACTAGAAGCAGAAACGGAGCTCGGGAGGAATCATCTGGCAGCGGCGGCACTAATACGAACACCGATAACACGTCCGCTACCGCTGGGACGTCCGCGACCGCTGGGACGTCCGCGACGGACGGCACGTCCGCGACGGACGGCACTACCGCGACGGACGGCACTACCGCCACGTCCGACACCGACGCCACGGGCACCACGACTGGCACGGGAACCACGGCGGACACAGAAGCAACGACGGAATCAGGAGCAACCACGGAGGGTACAAGCGCGGCCCAAGAAGAGGTCACGCCCGAGGATGCCGCCGTCGCCGCCACGCCCGCCGACACCTCTGGTATCAGAGCCACGCCCGCCGCCAGCACCATAGCCACGATCGTCGAAAAACAGCTGATGCCTCCACCGCTCGGCACGAAGAGGTGCGCTAAGCCCGCTCGGTCACACCGATCCAAGGCCTCCAGCAAGAGGCTCCTCGCGGAGCTAGAGGCCAAGGAGAAGTTAGCCGAGCTGGAGCTCAAGCGCATCGAAGCCCAAGCTACGCTGGCAAAAATCAGAGAAGAAAGAAGAAACCTCTCCTCGTCGGGTGAAGACTCCGAACAAGAAGAGGAAGACCTCGGCCCCCAGAGATTAGCCGATTGGTTCGACCGCCCGATTCAAGACGCGGTCGAACACCACGCCGCGCGCCCCCCTGCGCACCGCGCGCGGCACCACAAGCAGACAATGGATGTGACGTCACTCGCAGCAGCCCTGACCGACGCCCTACAAGCAAACAGATCGAACAGGAAGTACCTGCCAGACCTGCCGTCGTTCAGTGGACAGTGCGCGGAGTGGTTACAGTTCAAAGCCGCTTACAACGAGTCGGCGCCTAGTTTCGCGAACAGTGAAAACGTCGCTCGCATAAGAAAGAGCCTCAAAGGCGCCGCCCTAGAAGCCGTCAGTGCACTCCTCATCAGCCAGCCGCGTCCAGACGATATCATCAAGGCCCTGGAACGCCGCTACGGGAGGCCCGACGCACTACTCCTGAACGAGATGGAGAGAATAAAGGCCTTGCCACGACTAGCCGAGAGCCCGCGCGACCTGTGCACGTTCGCCGGACGTATCGCCAACGCCGTGACAACGATCGAGATATTGAAGAAGCCTCAGTATCTTCACAACCCCGAGTTACTGAGGTCTATAGTAGAAAAGTTAACGCccatattaaaaagtaagtggtACGACTACGCCGCGAGTGATGAAGACACGCCGGAACTTAAGAAGATAGCCGACTTCCTCAACAACGAAGCCGACAAGTGCACGCCCTATGCCCCGCCCGAGACCATAGCGGAGCCCAAGGAAGCACGAGCCACGAAAAAGAAGCCCGAGCGTACCTGCGTAGCCGTCGCCGAAGTGAAGAAAACAAAAGAAGAAAAGTTACCCTGTCCAGTGTGTGACCAGTCCGCCCATCAACTGCCGACGTGCCCGCAATTCACTAAGCTGGGCACGAACGAGCGGTGGGAAATAGCGAAGAAACACAATATGTGCTATCGGTGCCTCGTCAGCAAACATCGCCGCTTCGTCTGCCGAGCCAAGCCCTGCGGTCATCAAGGCTGCGCTATGCGTCACCACAAGCTGCTTCACCACGAGAAGGCCCCGACAGACACCGTCGCCGCCTCGAACGAGCCGACGCAGCCCCGCAAGTCCGACGAGGTCGTGGCCATAGCCGTCAAGCAAACCGTACACGCCGCGACCCGGGCGAGCCGCGCCTACCTCAAGATGGCGCCAGTACTACTCCGGGGGCCGCACACGGAAGTGGCTACGTTCGCGCTCCTAGACGAAGGCAGTACAGTGACTATCATCGACTCTGCGATCGCCGCCGCCCTCAACCTTGACGGGCCCACCGAACCTATGTGGGTCCAAGGCGTGGGCGGGAACGAGATGGCGTACGAGAAGAGCAAGAGAGTGGATGTCCGCATACGCAACAAACACGGAGGGGACGAGCAGCTAGTGACGAACGCGCATACAGTCGGGCGCCTTGACTTCACCACTCAAACGATCAGCGAGCGAGAGATAGACGACTGTGAACATCTGCGGGATATCAAGCACCTGTTGACATATGAAGACGCTACACCGGGAATACTGCTCGGACAAGACAACTGGGAACTCGTTGTGTCGCGCAAGTTGAAAAAAGGACGGCGCGATCAGCCAGTAGCATCTAAAACGCTACTAGGTTGGGTACTACACGGTTGTCGCCACTCACAAGCGATACCCGTAGCCCACTGCTGCGCACACCTTACGCGCATACAGCCCGGCGGGAACATCGAGAACGAGATGAAGAACTTCTTTGCGCTCGAATCACTCTCGATCGAGCCGAGGAAGCCCCGTAGTGATCCCGAACAGCAAGCCTTGAAAACGCTAGAAGAGAAAAGTCGACGCCTCCCCGACGGGCGCTTCGAGACCGGCCTGCTGTGGCGACAGGAAGACATCAACATACCTGACAACCGCGCCGACGCCCTCAAACGCCTACACACACTAGAGAAGAAGCTGGATCGCGACGCGGACTTGAAGAAGCAGTACACCGAACGAGTTGACAACCTGCTTGTGTCCGCCTACGCCGAGCTCGCGCCGACACCGAGCAGCGGGAAAACCTGGTACCTGCCCCACTTCGCAGTGCGCAACCCGGAGAAGCCGAAGATAAGGTTAGTCCACGACGCCGCGGCCACCTCACACGGCCGCAGCCTCAACGACATGCTTCTCGCGGGCCCCGATCTCCTGCAGTCGCTGCCCGGCGTTATCATGCGCTTCCGTCAATACGGCGTGGCGGTATCAGCGGACATAAAGGAAATgtttatgcaaataaaaataagagaAGAGGACCGCGACGCGCTGCGCTTCCTGTGGCGAGGCGATCGACGCGAAGGCGGCCCGACAGAATATCGCATGACATCAGTCATCTTCGGCGCCTCTTCATCCCCCTGCACGGCGCTGTATATAAAGAATAGGAACGCACGCGAGCACGCGGCCCGCCACCCAGAGGCCGCGCGGGCGATCGAGCGAAATCATTATATGGATGACTACCTGCAGAGCTTCCCCAGCATAGAAGAGGCGAAGAGAGTGTCGAGCGAAGTGAACCACGTACACATGAAAGCTCGCTTCGAGCTGCGCGGCTGGGCTACGAACGAACCCGAGGTCATCGGCAAGAAAGAGCGAGAGGGCGTCACCGTCTCTATCGGCGGGAGCGAGATAGAGAAAACACTCGGCCTACTGTGGGACACGCGAGAGGATAGCATTCGTTTCAAACTCAATACGAGACGAGCGCCGCCAGAAGTGATCAAAGGTCAACGCCCCCCTACGAAAAGAGAAGCCCTCAGCATCATCATGTCAATATTCGACCCGCTGGGCCTCATCTCACCAGTGACGACGCCCGCGAAGAGGATCATGCAAGACACGTGGCGCTACACTACGGCCTGGGACGAAGAAATACCAGAAGAGCTGCGTGAACGCTGGGGAAATTGGCTGCAACATCTGCGCGACCTAGGTGACCTATCGATACCTAGATGCTACGATACCGCGCCCGCGCCCAAGTACGAGCTACATACCTTCGTCGATGCGAGTGAAGAAGCCTACGCCGCCGCTGTGTACTGGCGCATGACCCGAGCTGACGGCACAACAAAGGTCGCTCTAGCCGCCGCCAAGAGCAGAGTCACGCCCACGCGCCTCGTCTCAATACCTAGACTTGAGCTCCAAGCGGCCGTCCTGGGCGTGCGACTCGCCGAGGCCGTCGGGAACGAGCACGACTTCGAGATCGACAATAGAACATACTGGAGTGACGCGCGCACGGCCCTAGCATGGATACGCTCAGAACCCCGCACTTACAAGTCATTCGTCGCGCACCGCCTGGCCGAAATCGAAGATTACACGAAAAAAGACGAATGGCGATGGGTACCGTCAGCACACAACGTGGCCGACGACGCGACACGCGCCGCGCCGAGCGACTTCGACACCCGACACAGATGGTTCACCGGGCCGGCCTTCCTATACGAACCGGAGGAGGCCTGGCCGCAAGAAAACAAGATGAAAATCGAGCCAACAGGGGAAGAAAAAGAAGTCTGCTGCTCCGTCGCGCCGCCGAGAAAAAGCCGCGCGGCCGTGCCCGCCATCGAAAACTTCTCGAAGTGGACAAGCCTATTACGCACGGCCGCACGGGTGCTGCAGTTCATTGACCTCTTGCGCGAACGACAGAAAAGTCGCGCTTCACCCGCGACACAGTGCATCGCCGCGGCGCGAAGGAAAAGGACGCGCGCAAACAAGGACGGCGATAGCACCTGGGGAAAACGAGACAAGCGCGCTCCCGTCGTACCCAAGACGGTCGAGAATAGCCGGAGGAGAAAATACATAATACTAGAAGCCAGATACCTACTCGCGGCCGAGAAAGTACTCGTGCGAACCTCGCAGGAAGATAGCTATGCAAGAGAGAGAAAGCGCATAGCCGAGGGCCTCGCGCCGAACAAGGACGACCGGCTAGCCAAGCTGAGCGTGTATCTCGACGAAGACGACATCATACGACAACGCGGCAGAATAGCGGCCGCCGACGACATAAGCGAAGACGCCGTGCACCCCATAGTGCTGTGTGGTAAACATCACTACACATATCTATATGTTTCCCACGTGCACGAACGGCTACACCACGGGGGCACCGAAACCGTCGTCAACGAGCTTCGCCAACGTGTATACATACCGAAGATAAGACCTGCAGTGAAAAAGGTGATCGCGCGCTGCCCCGAGTGTCGACTACGCAAGGCGAAGCCCGCCGGCCCGCCTACAGGGGACCTACCTGCCGCCCGGCTGGGGCATCACCTGAGGCCCTTCACATACACGGGGCTTGACTACTTCGGCCCGCTTGAAGTGACCGTCGGCCGACACCGAGAGAAGAGATATGTCGCGCTGTTTACCTGTATGACGTCAAGAGCCATACATCTAGAGGTGGCCGCCTCACTAACCACCGACTCGGCCATCAACGCGCTGCGCCGGTTCATCGCTCGCCGCGGCTGCCCCACGGAGCTGTGGAGCGACAACGGGACCGCTTTCAAGGGAGCGAACCGCGAGCTGACGGAGGCCATGAGAGAGGCCGCCCACGCTCGCCGCATCAACTGGCGTTTCCTACCCCCTCCTCACCCTTCATGGCCGGTGTGTGGGAGAGAATGGTGA
- the LOC125241204 gene encoding uncharacterized protein LOC125241204, with the protein MIEICDEIDRHPEPGSQNLHEKPVFTYEDKDLEMDLKNIHAKHSPSLWDVTSSMRPTPNTLSSSFISIVTSETTLPTPEPIPTPEPTLSEVMLQLVSNTVDKAVYSQVNESALRYDTAYVELSRAVEEAMEIPVIEIRADIAELFYCAYRMFELNIIEKERIAAELAWERRMRKKLKRTLRRLNNFKGYETPPTPKSQISSHPSYKIPPPRPCVCHPQYHYNRYPKDRFGIYLPRDIEFSKESVTVPTAFADDESKSNESDSATPA; encoded by the exons ATGATCGAGATTTGTGACGAAATCGACCGGCACCCCGAACCTGGCTCTCAA AATTTACATGAAAAGCCTGTGTTTACCTATGAAGATAAAGACCTTGAAATGGACTTGAAGAATATACACGCAAAACACTCTCCTTCTCTTTGGGATGTTACTAGCTCAATGAGGCCTACTCCCAACACGTTATCTTCTTCATTCATTTCCATAGTGACTTCAGAGACTACATTGCCTACACCAG AGCCTATTCCGACTCCGGAGCCAACGCTGTCCGAAGTGATGCTCCAGCTGGTATCGAACACGGTGGACAAGGCCGTCTACAGCCAGGTGAACGAGTCGGCGCTCCGCTACGACACCGCCTACGTCGAACTGTCTAGGGCCGTCGAAGAGGCGATGGAGATTCCTGTCATTGAAATCCGAGCAGACATCGCGGAACTGTTTTACTGCGCTTACCGAATGTTTGAACTGAATATTATAGAAAAGGAACGGATTG CTGCCGAATTAGCCTGGGAGAGAAGGATGAGAAAGAAATTGAAGAGGACGTTACGTCGCTTAAACAATTTTAAAG GTTACGAGACCCCGCCAACCCCCAAGAGCCAAATTTCTTCACACCCCAGCTACAAGATTCCACCGCCACGCCCGTGCGTGTGCCACCCACAGTACCATTACAACAGGTACCCGAAG GATCGATTCGGCATCTACCTTCCGCGAGATATAGAATTCAGCAAGGAAAGCGTGACCGTACCGACGGCGTTCGCCGATGACGAATCGAAGAGTAATGAATCGGACAGTGCTACGCCAGCTTAA